Proteins co-encoded in one Medicago truncatula cultivar Jemalong A17 chromosome 8, MtrunA17r5.0-ANR, whole genome shotgun sequence genomic window:
- the LOC11442614 gene encoding uncharacterized protein isoform X2: MEAPMARLPPIQRTSSIEREPRTLDIGQIQSARNLAIYILNTKTFEEASRIFTEPVVSAASSMGSGNMDLGEELELIPQEAFRDIASAPF; the protein is encoded by the exons atggaggcACCTATGGCTAGGTTACCACCCATTCAAAGAACTTCATCGATTGAAAGAGAGCCTAGGACTCTTGACATAGGCCAAATTCAATCTGCAAGG AATTTAGCAATATACATATTGAACACAAAGACCTTCGAAGAAGCTTCCAGAATTTTCACCGAG CCAGTGGTGAGTGCTGCTTCTAGCATGGGATCCGGTAACATGGATTTGGGTGAAGAATTGGAGCTAATCCCCCAAGAAGCATTCAGGGACATAGCATCTGCACCTTTCTAG
- the LOC11442614 gene encoding uncharacterized protein isoform X1, translating into MEAPMARLPPIQRTSSIEREPRTLDIGQIQSARNLAIYILNTKTFEEASRIFTEGLQPVVSAASSMGSGNMDLGEELELIPQEAFRDIASAPF; encoded by the exons atggaggcACCTATGGCTAGGTTACCACCCATTCAAAGAACTTCATCGATTGAAAGAGAGCCTAGGACTCTTGACATAGGCCAAATTCAATCTGCAAGG AATTTAGCAATATACATATTGAACACAAAGACCTTCGAAGAAGCTTCCAGAATTTTCACCGAG GGATTGCAGCCAGTGGTGAGTGCTGCTTCTAGCATGGGATCCGGTAACATGGATTTGGGTGAAGAATTGGAGCTAATCCCCCAAGAAGCATTCAGGGACATAGCATCTGCACCTTTCTAG
- the LOC11443064 gene encoding callose synthase 5, with translation MSNQNVDSPKGQSMQMRRATSRGAATTFSLEVFDNEVVPASLASISPILRVANEIETERPRVAYLCRFYAFEKAHRLDQSSSGRGVRQFKTLLLQRLERDNATSLASRVKKTDAREIQAYYQQYYEQYVRALDQADQADRTQLSKAYQTAGVLFEVLCAVNKTEKVEEVAPEIIAAARDVQENLEIYAHSYNILPLDAAGASLPIMQFEEIKAAVSALWNTRGLNWPGSFEQQRQRTGDLDMLDWLRAIFGFQKDSVRNQREHLILLLANSHIRLHPKPEPFNKLDDRAVDSVMKELFKNYKTWCKFLGRKHSLRLPQGQPDIQQRKLLYMGLYLLIWGEASNVRFMPECLCYIFHNMAYELHGLLAGNVSIVTGENIKPSYGGDDEAFLRKVITPIYRVIEKESKKSRNGKASHSAWSNYDDLNEYFWSLDCFSLGWPMRDDGDFFKSTSDLTQGRKGASRKSGKLGKSNFIETRTFWHIFRSFDRLWTFFLLGLQVMFIIAWDGISIMDIFQKDVLYKLSSIFITASILRLLQSILDLVLNFPGYHRWKFTDVLRNILKVIVCFIWVIILPFFYVQSFKGAPQGLKELLVFFKQIKGIPPLYMLAVALYMLPNLLAAALFLFPMLRRWIENSDWHIVRLFLWWSQPRIYVGRGMHESQYALLKYTFFWVLLLASKFLFSFYVQIKPLVKPTKDIMSIQHVDYAWHEFFPNARNNYCAVGALWGPVLMVYFMDTQIWYAIFSTLYGGIVGAFDRLGEIRTLSMLRSRFQSLPGVFNTCLVPSNKKKGRFFFSKQSSENSASRRSEAAKFGQLWNEIICSFREEDLISDREMDLLLVPYSLGPDLKIIQWPPFLLASKIPVALDMATQFRGRDSDLWKRICADEYMKCAVIECYESFKQILHDLVIGETEKRIISIIVKEVESNMTKNTLTINFRMGFLPSLCKKFVELVELLKNADPTKGGIVVVLLQDMLEVVTDMMVNEISELAELHQISKDTGKQVFAGTEAMPAIAFPPVVTAHWEEQLRRLYLLLTVKESAIEVPTNSEVRRRIAFFTNSLFMDMPRAPCVRKMLSFSVLTPYYSEETVYSKNDIEVENEDGVSIIYYLQKIFPDEWNNFMERLDCKKDSEIWEKDENILQLRHWASLRGQTLCRTVRGMMYYRRALKLQAFLDMASDKEILDGYKAITLPSEEDKKSHRSLYANLEAMADMKFTYVATCQNYGNQKRSGDRRATDILNLMVNNPSLRVAYIDEVEEREGGQVQKVYYSVLIKAVDKRDQEIFRIKLPGPAKLGEGKPENQNHAIIFTRGEALQTIDMNQDNYLEEALKMRNLLEEFNEDHGVRPPTILGVREHIFTGSVSSLAWFMSNQETSFVTIGQRVLARPLKVRFHYGHPDVFDRIFHVTRGGISKASRGINLSEDIFAGFNSTLRRGNITHHEYIQVGKGRDVGLNQISLFEAKVACGNGEQILSRDIYRLGHRFDFFRMLSFYFTTVGFYISSMLVVMTVYAFLYGKLYLSLSGVEAAIVKFARRKGDDPLKAAMASQSLVQIGLLMTLPMIMEIGLERGFRTALGDLIIMQLQLAPVFFTFSLGTKLHYFGRTLLHGGAKYRATGRGFVVRHEKFADNYRMYSRSHFVKGIELALLLICYMIYGAATPDSTAYALLSCSMWFLVGSWLFSPFLFNPSGFEWQKIYEDWDDWSKWISSRGGIGVPSTKSWESWWDEEQEHLQHTGMWGLIWEIVLALRFFLYQYGIVYHLHVARGDQSIMAYGLSWLVIVAVMIILKVVSMGRKTFSADFQLMFRLLKLILFIGAVVILILMFTLFSFTFGDIFASLLAFLPTGWALVQIAQACRPVVKAIGMWGSVKALSRGYEYLMGVVIFTPVAILAWFPFVSEFQTRLLYNQAFSRGLQIQRILAGGKKNK, from the exons atgtcGAATCAAAATGTGGATTCGCCGAAAGGTCAATCGATGCAGATGAGAAGAGCGACATCGAGAGGCGCAGCAACGACGTTCTCGTTGGAGGTGTTTGACAATGAAGTTGTGCCGGCGTCACTCGCTTCGATCTCGCCTATTCTCAGAGTCGCTAACGAGATCGAAACAGAGCGTCCTCGAGTTGCGTATCTAT GTAGATTTTATGCATTCGAGAAAGCGCACAGGTTGGATCAGAGTTCCAGTGGCCGTGGTGTTAGGCAGTTTAAGACTTTGTTGCTGCAACGATTGGAGAGG GACAATGCAACCAGTCTTGCCTCTCGGGTTAAGAAGACAGATGCAAGGGAAATCCAGGCTTATTATCAACAATATTATGAACAATATGTCAGAGCTCTTGACCAAGCGGATCAGGCAGACAG GACCCAGCTCAGTAAAGCTTACCAGACTGCTGGGGTGCTCTTTGAAGTGCTTTGTGCCGTTAACAAGACTGAGAAGGTCGAAGAAGTAGCTCCTGAG ATTATTGCCGCTGCCAGAGATGTCCAGGAAAACCTGGAGATTTATGCACATTCATATAATATTCTTCCTCTAGATGCTGCTGGTGCTTCTCTGCCCATTATGCAGTTTGAAGAG ATTAAGGCTGCTGTTTCTGCGCTCTGGAACACTCGTGGCTTGAACTGGCCTGGCTCATTTGAGCAACAGAGGCAGAGAACCGGAGATTTGGACATGCTTGATTGGCTTAGAGCAATATTTGGCTTCCAG AAGGACAGCGTGAGGAATCAAAGAGAGCATTTGATTCTGCTTCTTGCTAACTCGCATATAAGGCTACACCCTAAACCCGAGCCTTTTAACAAG CTCGATGATCGTGCTGTTGATTCTGTGATGAAAGAACTTTTTAAGAATTACAAAACGTGGTGCAAATTCTTGGGACGGAAGCATAGTTTGCG ACTGCCTCAAGGTCAGCCAGACATACAGCAGAGGAAGTTGCTTTATATGGGATTGTATCTTCTCATTTGGGGTGAAGCGTCAAATGTTCGATTCATGCCAGAGTGTCTGTGCTATATATTTCACAAT ATGGCATATGAACTGCATGGTTTATTGGCTGGAAATGTCAGCATTGTCACTGGTGAAAATATCAAGCCTTCTTATGGTGGAGATGACGAGGCATTCCTACGAAAGGTTATCACACCCATATACCGAGTAATTGAGAAG GAATCTAAGAAAAGCAGAAATGGAAAGGCTTCACACTCAGCATGGTCCAACTATGATGATCTAAATGAgtatttttg gTCACTTGATTGCTTTTCTCTTGGATGGCCTATGCGTGATGatggtgatttttttaaatccaCAAGTGATTTGACACAG GGAAGAAAGGGTGCATCAAGAAAATCTGGGAAACttggaaaatcaaattttattgaaacACGGACATTTTGGCACATCTTCCGCAGTTTTGATCGTCTCTGGACCTTTTTTTTACTGGGTTTGCAG GTGATGTTCATTATTGCATGGGATGGAATTTCAATTATGGATATCTTTCAGAAGGATGTTTTATATAAACTGTCTAGTATATTCATCACAGCATCCATTCTGCGCTTACTTCAAA GTATCTTGGACCTAGTCCTGAACTTTCCAGGCTATCATCGATGGAAATTCACCGATGTGCTCAGAAATATTCTTAAAGTCATTGTCTGCTTTATATGGGTTATCATTCTTCCATTCTTTTATGTACAATCTTTCAAGGGTGCACCTCAGGGCCTCAAGGAGCTGCttgtttttttcaaacaaataaaagGCATCCCACCATTGTACATGCTGGCAGTTGCATTGTATATGCTACCAAATTTATTAGCAGCTGCTCTCTTTCTTTTCCCAATGCTAAGGCGTTGGATTGAAAACTCAGATTGGCACATAGTTAGGTTATTCTTATGGTGGTCTCAG CCAAGAATATATGTTGGAAGAGGAATGCATGAAAGTCAATATGCTCTCCTAAA GTATACTTTTTTCTGGGTGTTACTTTtggcttcaaaatttttattCAGCTTTTATGTCCAg ATAAAACCTCTAGTTAAGCCAACCAAGGACATAATGAGCATTCAACATGTTGATTATGCTTGGCATGAGTTTTTCCCCAATg CTCGAAACAACTATTGTGCAGTTGGTGCACTTTGGGGTCCCGTACTTATG GTTTATTTCATGGACACTCAAATTTGGTATGCAATCTTCTCAACTTTGTATGGTGGCATTGTTGGAGCCTTTGATCGTCTAGGAGAG ATACGCACTCTGAGCATGCTAAGATCACGGTTTCAGTCATTGCCTGGTGTATTCAACACATGCTTGGTTCCTTCTAATAAGAAAAAAGGCAGATTTTTCTTCTCAAAGCAATCTTCTGAG AATTCTGCAAGCAGAAGGAGCGAAGCTGCCAAATTTGGCCAATTATGGAATGAAATTATTTGCAGTTTTCGTGAGGAAGATCTCATAAGTGATAG GGAGATGGATCTTTTGCTGGTTCCTTACTCATTGGGTCCTGATCTCAAAATAATTCAGTGGCCACCATTTTTGCTTGCAAGCAAG ATTCCTGTAGCACTGGATATGGCAACTCAATTTCGAGGGAGGGACTCTGATCTTTGGAAGCGCATATGTGCAGATGAATATATGAAATGTGCTGTAATTGAATGCTATGAATCTTTTAAACAAATTCTACACGATTTGGTGATAGGAGAAACTGAAAAAAG GATAATTTCCATCATTGTTAAAGAAGTCGAGAGCAACATGACAAAGAACACACTTACTATAAATTTCCGGATGGGCTTCTTACCCTCCCTTTGCAAGAAGTTTGTGGAGCTTGTGGAACTCTTA AAAAATGCAGATCCAACAAAGGGAGGTATAGTGGTGGTCTTGCTGCAGGACATGTTAGAAGTGGTTACTGATATGATGGTGAATGAAATCAG TGAATTAGCAGAACTTCATCAAATTAGTAAGGATACTGGAAAGCAAGTTTTTGCTGGTACTGAGGCAATGCCTGCTATAGCATTCCCTCCTGTGGTTACAGCACATTGGGAGGAACAG TTAAGACGTCTCTATCTACTCTTGACGGTGAAAGAATCAGCCATTGAGGTTCCAACAAATAGTGAAGTACGCAGAAGGATTGCATTCTTTACAAATTCATTGTTCATGGATATGCCTCGTGCTCCCTGTGTCCGTAAAATGCTCTCATTCAG TGTCCTAACTCCATACTACAGTGAAGAGACCGTGTACTCTAAGAATGACATTGAGGTTGAAAATGAAGATGGTGTGTCAATCATATATTATTTGCAAAAGATCTTCCCTG ATGAATGGAATAACTTCATGGAGCGACTTGATTGTAAGAAAGATAGTGAAATATGGGAAAAAGATGAGAATATATTACAACTACGTCACTGGGCCTCATTAAGAGGACAAACTCTTTGCCGGACAG TTAGGGGAATGATGTACTACCGGAGGGCGTTAAAGCTCCAGGCATTTCTTGATATGGCTAGTGACAAAG AGATCCTTGATGGATATAAAGCTATTACACTTCCATCTGAGGAAGACAAAAAGAGTCATAGGTCCCTATATGCCAATTTAGAGGCTATGGCTGACATGAAATTCACATATGTTGCTACCTGTCAGAACTATGGGAATCAGAAGCGTAGCGGAGACCGCCGTGCTACGGATATCTTGAATTTGATGGTTAA caaTCCCTCACTCCGTGTTGCATATAttgatgaagttgaagaaaGAGAAGGTGGACAAGTGCAGAAAGTTTATTATTCTGTACTGATCAAAGCGGTGGACAAACGTGACCAA GAAATATTTCGAATAAAACTTCCGGGTCCAGCAAAATTAGGAGAAGGGAAGCCAGAAAACCAAAACCATGCAATTATTTTTACTAGAGGGGAAGCTCTTCAAACTATTGACATGAACCag GATAATTACTTGGAAGAAGCTTTAAAAATGCGCAATCTTCTGGAAGAATTTAATGAGGATCATGGAGTGCGCCCGCCTACCATACTAGGTGTTCGTGAGCATATCTTTACTGGCAg TGTCTCTTCCTTGGCTTGGTTTATGTCAAATCAAGAAACTAGCTTTGTCACAATTGGTCAAAGAGTTCTTGCAAGACCATTAAA GGTTCGATTCCACTATGGTCATCCGGATGTTTTTGATAGAATTTTCCATGTAACCCGCGGAGGAATCAGCAAGGCTTCTCGTGGCATCAATCTGAGCGAGGATATATTTGCTG GATTCAACTCAACACTAAGACGTGGGAATATTACTCATCATGAATATATCCAAGTTGGAAAGGGTAGGGATGTCGGGCTCAACCAAATATCTCTTTTTGAAGCAAAAGTAGCCTGTGGTAATGGAGAGCAGATACTAAGCAGGGATATCTACCGGTTGGGGCATCGATTTGACTTTTTCCGCATGCTATCGTTTTATTTTACAACCGTTGGGTTTTATATCAGCTCAATG TTAGTGGTCATGACGGTTTATGCTTTCTTATATGGCAAACTTTACCTATCATTGAGTGGAGTTGAGGCTGCTATAGTTAAGTTTGCTAGAAGGAAAGGGGATGACCCTTTGAAGGCAGCAATGGCTTCTCAATCTCTTGTTCAAATAGGTCTTCTAATGACTCTGCCCATGATCATGGAAATTGGACTAGAGAGAGGATTCAGAACTGCTTTAGGCGACCTCATAATAATGCAGCTGCAGCTTGCACCTGTTTTCTTCACTTTCTCACTAGGGACAAAGCTGCACTATTTTGGGCGCACTCTTCTGCATGGAGGGGCAAAGTACAGAGCAACTGGGCGTGGTTTTGTAGTTCGGCATGAGAAGTTTGCAGATAACTACAGGATGTACTCCAGGAGTCACTTTGTTAAGGGGATAGAGTTAGCTTTACTTCTCATATGTTATATGATTTATGGAGCGGCAACTCCTGACTCAACAGCATATGCACTTCTCTCATGCTCAATGTGGTTTTTGGTAGGTTCTTGGTTGTTTAGTCCTTTCCTTTTTAATCCATCGGGATTTGAGTGGCAGAAGATCTATGAGGATTGGGATGATTGGTCAAAATGGATAAGTAGTCGAGGTGGTATTGGTGTTCCTTCAACAAAGAGCTGGGAATCATGGTGGGATGAGGAACAGGAGCATCTGCAGCACACTGGAATGTGGGGGCTGATTTGGGAGATAGTTCTGGCCCTTCGTTTCTTTCTATACCAGTATGGGATTGTGTATCATTTACATGTAGCCAGAGGTGACCAGAGCATCATG GCTTATGGTCTGTCCTGGCTAGTCATAGTAGCTGTTATGATCATCTTGAAG GTCGTGTCCATGGGTAGAAAGACTTTTAGTGCCGATTTTCAGCTCATGTTTCGTCTCCTCAAGTTGATTCTGTTTATTGGAGCTGTTGTCATTCTAATCTTGATGTTTACTCTATTTAGTTTTACATTTGGAGACATCTTTGCGAGTCTTCTAGCATTTTTGCCAACAGGCTGGGCACTTGTACAG ATAGCACAAGCATGTCGGCCGGTAGTAAAAGCCATTGGAATGTGGGGTTCTGTCAAAGCTTTATCAAGAGGGTATGAATACCTTATGGGGGTGGTTATCTTTACACCAGTGGCCATATTAGCTTGGTTTCCGTTTGTTTCGGAATTTCAAACCAGACTGCTATACAATCAAGCATTCAGCAGAGGGCTTCAAATCCAGCGGATTCTCGCTGGTGGCAAGAAGAATAAATAA